In the genome of Candidatus Nitrosotenuis sp. DW1, one region contains:
- a CDS encoding CPBP family intramembrane glutamic endopeptidase, translated as MTGSYTIQNGNYLVQTIKWFSVLIVLSWIIDFTQQSFGVKTTPPPFENDLLQFFGITLAPILEETVFRLILIGVPLFLWYSKKGSVRLLAKSLWNPNNLAIENPKKAIILIVFVGVFFGLSHIVSDQSWSNGKFAQAAISGIILGWVYYKYGFVASTLIHWATNYLIYSYGYLVSSVNEIPVSTAFSHSLLGTIEILFVITGTISIFMLLMEYRQKKLEV; from the coding sequence ATGACAGGCTCCTACACAATCCAAAATGGGAATTATTTGGTTCAGACGATCAAGTGGTTTTCTGTGCTGATCGTCTTGTCTTGGATAATTGACTTCACGCAGCAGAGCTTTGGAGTAAAGACCACGCCACCGCCTTTTGAAAACGACTTGTTGCAGTTCTTCGGGATTACACTAGCTCCCATTTTAGAAGAAACAGTATTTCGCCTGATCTTAATTGGAGTTCCCCTATTTTTATGGTATTCAAAAAAAGGCTCAGTTAGACTATTGGCCAAATCGCTATGGAATCCAAACAATCTGGCAATAGAGAATCCAAAAAAAGCAATAATTCTCATCGTGTTCGTAGGGGTGTTTTTTGGACTGTCCCACATAGTTTCAGATCAGTCATGGAGTAATGGAAAATTTGCACAAGCTGCGATTAGCGGAATCATATTGGGATGGGTTTACTACAAGTACGGTTTTGTGGCGTCAACTCTGATTCACTGGGCCACAAACTATCTGATTTATTCATACGGGTATTTGGTATCAAGTGTTAATGAAATTCCAGTGTCCACGGCGTTTTCACATTCGCTGCTTGGGACGATCGAGATTTTGTTCGTAATTACAGGCACGATATCAATTTTCATGCTGTTAATGGAGTACAGGCAGAAAAAGTTAGAGGTTTAA
- the yciH gene encoding stress response translation initiation inhibitor YciH: MAIICNTCGLPEDLCACGDLNKESTKIIIRLEERRFKKKGTMIEGLNSKLNDMHGTLSELKRKYACGGTAKDDYIFLQGDHRDTMKETLVKLGFAESSIEVH; the protein is encoded by the coding sequence ATGGCGATAATTTGTAACACGTGTGGACTTCCTGAAGATTTGTGTGCCTGCGGTGATCTCAACAAAGAAAGTACCAAGATAATTATCAGATTGGAAGAAAGACGATTTAAGAAAAAGGGAACCATGATTGAGGGTTTGAATTCAAAGCTGAACGACATGCATGGGACGCTAAGCGAATTAAAAAGAAAGTATGCATGTGGAGGCACGGCAAAAGATGACTATATCTTTCTACAAGGTGATCATCGCGATACAATGAAGGAAACGTTGGTAAAGCTTGGATTTGCCGAATCAAGTATCGAAGTCCATTAG
- a CDS encoding Sjogren's syndrome/scleroderma autoantigen 1 family protein has product MSAELRKKAAEMLLKGATLLAEPCPYCNGVRIMKDGNALCVNCGKEPDAHKTDQETISENQTSKKHSAVLISLKNKLEELTTELASEKDSEKQRQILKSINSLIETIDKLEK; this is encoded by the coding sequence ATGTCTGCAGAGCTAAGGAAAAAGGCAGCAGAAATGTTGCTCAAAGGAGCTACACTTCTTGCAGAACCTTGCCCATATTGTAACGGCGTTAGAATAATGAAGGATGGAAATGCTTTATGTGTCAACTGTGGAAAAGAACCTGACGCGCACAAAACTGATCAGGAAACAATCTCTGAAAACCAGACCTCTAAAAAACACTCGGCTGTTTTGATCTCACTGAAAAACAAGCTTGAGGAATTGACAACAGAGCTGGCCTCAGAAAAAGACTCTGAAAAACAGCGACAAATACTAAAATCAATAAATTCCTTGATTGAGACCATAGACAAGCTCGAAAAATGA
- a CDS encoding preprotein translocase subunit Sec61beta: MSSKKKGAPLPASSAGLLRFFEDDTKGYRLDPKIVVSIPVGLIVLSWVLDLFLIK, from the coding sequence ATGAGCAGTAAGAAAAAAGGCGCACCGTTGCCTGCATCAAGTGCCGGTCTTTTGCGTTTCTTTGAGGATGATACCAAAGGATATCGCCTAGATCCAAAAATCGTAGTCTCTATACCTGTTGGATTGATCGTACTGTCATGGGTACTTGACCTATTTCTCATAAAATGA
- a CDS encoding DUF2070 family protein, whose amino-acid sequence MTESYDDVSKIHKRYSLTLVNPSSYYHSLIFSNVSAVILSAIVVFVFLARADEAVFRLPAVVAILLVTQYVDSRFIKNKEYSKSLHMSLFGNLAWIGVVMGGIIASVVLSKDLSVFYIVEGMFIFASFRIGILTTTLGTTLRRAWLLCFLQPVAMYLALIPSSMWIPSIFDPLTLAVGGVFLVTASIWSVVTDRAGRPAIQSTHKMVQAYLASLSKNNPSEVESILESISKDTTVLTTQIRLQNKEKNNDFRLVLPEIHPGPFHPVGGSNIPYQIYKTMNSSAMVMHSVSDHSLNLPSRKEVENYLNSLSANVVANHGLVCTEPITVQVNKSRVVGFLFEKSAILFLSLSPHGMEDIPIYVKTEIEQFAKNRNFERILIVDCHNAMGEEISEPDSGDMLKAAKSALDTLITKEKYPLEFGYGNSDHMNLNSPDLGLGGVGVLCLKINGMKYFLGWADSNNMENGVREYIVNYFAKNNLNLLEICTSDTHYSATKVRTRQGYYQFGKIAKSQDIAEWYLKVAHDAEKNLAPGSFEILEHKADVKIMGSTVYEDYSRAVDNSLKITKGFAIGSFVFFIATLFL is encoded by the coding sequence ATGACCGAATCATACGACGACGTATCGAAGATCCACAAGCGTTATTCCCTCACTCTAGTTAATCCGTCATCATACTATCATTCATTGATCTTCTCAAATGTATCTGCGGTGATCCTGTCTGCAATCGTAGTCTTTGTCTTTCTTGCCAGGGCAGACGAGGCAGTATTTCGCTTGCCTGCTGTAGTTGCTATACTGCTTGTAACTCAGTATGTGGATTCACGGTTCATCAAAAATAAAGAATACTCTAAATCTTTGCACATGTCACTGTTTGGGAATCTGGCCTGGATTGGAGTTGTAATGGGCGGTATCATAGCATCCGTTGTCCTCTCAAAAGATCTTTCTGTATTTTACATTGTGGAAGGCATGTTTATTTTTGCAAGCTTTAGGATTGGAATTCTTACTACCACTCTTGGCACGACACTTCGACGGGCATGGCTGCTTTGTTTTCTCCAACCTGTGGCAATGTATCTGGCACTCATTCCGTCATCGATGTGGATACCGTCAATCTTTGATCCTCTGACACTAGCTGTGGGTGGAGTGTTTTTGGTGACTGCAAGCATATGGTCAGTTGTGACTGACAGGGCGGGAAGGCCTGCAATTCAAAGCACTCACAAGATGGTGCAGGCGTATCTTGCGTCACTGTCAAAAAATAATCCATCCGAAGTCGAATCCATACTTGAATCAATATCGAAGGATACCACCGTTCTTACCACGCAAATACGATTGCAAAACAAGGAAAAAAATAACGATTTCAGATTGGTCCTTCCGGAAATTCATCCAGGGCCGTTTCACCCAGTAGGCGGAAGCAATATTCCATATCAGATTTACAAAACCATGAATTCTTCGGCGATGGTCATGCACAGCGTATCTGATCATTCGTTGAATCTTCCATCAAGAAAAGAAGTTGAAAACTACCTCAACAGTTTATCTGCCAATGTGGTCGCTAATCACGGCCTTGTGTGCACTGAGCCGATTACGGTGCAGGTCAACAAATCGCGAGTGGTCGGGTTCCTGTTTGAGAAGTCTGCAATCTTGTTCTTGTCATTGTCTCCTCATGGGATGGAAGATATTCCAATCTATGTGAAGACAGAGATTGAGCAGTTTGCAAAGAATCGAAATTTTGAGCGAATTCTAATTGTGGACTGTCATAATGCCATGGGCGAAGAAATCTCAGAACCTGATTCTGGTGACATGCTAAAAGCAGCCAAGTCTGCACTTGACACTCTTATTACAAAGGAAAAATATCCTCTGGAGTTCGGATATGGGAATTCTGACCATATGAACTTGAATTCCCCCGACCTTGGATTGGGGGGCGTTGGAGTGTTGTGCCTTAAAATCAATGGTATGAAATATTTTCTTGGCTGGGCCGATTCTAACAACATGGAAAACGGCGTAAGAGAATACATTGTAAACTATTTTGCAAAAAACAACCTCAATCTTTTAGAAATCTGCACCTCTGATACCCATTATAGTGCAACCAAGGTTCGAACTCGTCAGGGATACTACCAGTTTGGCAAGATTGCAAAGTCTCAAGATATTGCAGAATGGTACCTAAAAGTTGCGCACGATGCAGAAAAAAACCTGGCTCCTGGCTCATTTGAAATATTGGAGCACAAAGCAGATGTCAAAATAATGGGTTCAACCGTATATGAGGATTATTCTAGGGCAGTTGACAACTCATTAAAGATAACAAAAGGATTTGCCATTGGCAGCTTTGTCTTTTTTATCGCTACTCTGTTCTTATAG
- a CDS encoding ABC transporter substrate-binding protein — MKVLLILFLAFSFGVIYAEKGTHINEIQFVQYLDESNALEEVKNGNLDMYYSRIPSELLETPESRQNLDVFYVTGGSYSILANPAEGDKINPFSSREIRFALNYLVDRRLVVDELMGGYGIPMASSYGPYDPDYLSILSEMEKFHFRYNPEHANDVITKILTEKGAQKTEGKWYYDGKPIEIIIFIRNDDPVRKSIGEILSSEMEKIGFVVHKDFGDLNKAYVTVYGSNPSDLKWNLYTEGWAGRSAFVKYDSLGPAQMYAPWFSNMPGFNNPSYWNYKNPYLDYVTQKIYSGNFTSVVERENLIRDAVSEGVTESVRVFLASKIDPFVTNKRVGGVINDFGGGITNRLTPINARSNDDDLKIGVKQIYQGAWNPIGGLADAYSKNIWDLLYDPGIFKNPYSGENFSVRENWKVETAGPHGYLDVPHDAVVWDPVLQKWANVGLGVKATSKVTFDLTFGNWHSGQEMDMNDVLYSMYFSSEWGSPQTENDKTFDSSYSPQASQSQKTLVGMRPIGNHTVEVYVNYWHFDESEIAGWASVWPTVPWEVIAAMEKIVLDGKASFSRTDAQAKNLNWLSLIVPRDASLVRETLGEFQRTKHVPAALLSFDNDPKYYDSRYESAIKWIELKNHAVISNGPFYLESYSPEARAVTVRSFDDPSYPFKAGYWEKFEKVNMPKITQVDIPSQIVLGQPLEIPIRTSDATQIYYFVSTGAGDEVDLGILDVNQDAAKITLSAEQTQKMMPGGNDLKLYAISDLVLKPDIYTTSVFATSVDYQNYTETITQNSPKTENTGNLGLVSVILGIIIICVVAYMRKSKTRLQKQR, encoded by the coding sequence GTGAAAGTTTTACTGATTTTGTTTTTGGCGTTTTCGTTTGGAGTCATTTATGCAGAAAAGGGTACACACATAAATGAAATCCAATTCGTCCAGTATCTTGATGAAAGTAATGCGTTAGAAGAAGTAAAAAACGGCAACTTGGACATGTATTATTCTCGAATCCCATCGGAATTATTGGAAACTCCAGAGTCCCGTCAAAACCTAGACGTGTTTTATGTTACTGGCGGCTCATACAGCATTCTTGCAAATCCTGCTGAAGGTGACAAGATAAACCCGTTTTCAAGCCGTGAAATCCGATTCGCGCTAAATTACCTAGTTGATCGGAGACTCGTAGTGGACGAACTGATGGGGGGATACGGCATTCCAATGGCATCAAGCTATGGTCCGTACGATCCTGACTATCTGTCCATTCTATCTGAAATGGAAAAATTTCATTTTCGATATAATCCTGAGCACGCAAACGATGTCATAACAAAAATCCTGACAGAAAAAGGCGCACAAAAAACTGAGGGAAAATGGTATTATGACGGCAAGCCAATCGAAATCATAATTTTTATTCGAAACGACGATCCCGTGAGAAAGTCAATTGGGGAAATCTTGTCATCTGAGATGGAAAAAATTGGCTTTGTAGTACACAAGGATTTTGGAGACTTGAACAAGGCCTATGTTACAGTATATGGCTCAAACCCATCTGATCTAAAATGGAACCTATACACCGAAGGCTGGGCTGGACGATCTGCGTTTGTAAAATATGACTCCCTTGGGCCTGCGCAAATGTATGCGCCGTGGTTTTCAAACATGCCTGGATTTAACAATCCGTCCTACTGGAATTACAAAAATCCTTATCTTGACTATGTGACGCAAAAAATCTATTCTGGTAATTTCACTTCCGTGGTGGAAAGAGAAAACCTGATTCGGGACGCTGTTTCGGAAGGAGTCACAGAATCTGTCCGAGTTTTTCTTGCAAGTAAAATAGATCCGTTTGTCACGAACAAAAGAGTCGGCGGAGTCATAAACGATTTTGGGGGAGGCATAACAAACCGGCTCACCCCAATCAATGCAAGATCAAATGATGATGATCTGAAAATTGGCGTAAAGCAAATCTATCAGGGTGCATGGAATCCTATTGGAGGGCTGGCTGATGCCTATAGCAAAAACATCTGGGATCTTCTTTACGATCCTGGCATTTTCAAAAACCCATATTCTGGAGAGAATTTTTCTGTAAGGGAAAACTGGAAAGTTGAAACCGCAGGGCCTCACGGGTATCTTGATGTGCCGCATGACGCAGTCGTCTGGGATCCCGTTTTGCAAAAGTGGGCAAATGTGGGCCTTGGGGTTAAGGCCACAAGCAAAGTCACATTTGACCTTACATTTGGCAACTGGCATAGCGGGCAGGAAATGGACATGAATGATGTGCTGTACTCGATGTATTTTTCGTCTGAATGGGGCTCGCCGCAAACAGAAAATGACAAGACGTTTGATTCCTCGTATTCCCCGCAGGCAAGCCAGTCGCAAAAGACACTTGTTGGAATGCGGCCAATTGGCAATCACACCGTAGAGGTGTATGTCAATTATTGGCATTTTGATGAGTCTGAAATTGCGGGGTGGGCAAGTGTTTGGCCTACAGTTCCGTGGGAGGTCATTGCGGCAATGGAAAAAATTGTTCTTGATGGCAAGGCGTCGTTCTCGAGGACTGACGCACAGGCAAAAAACCTGAACTGGCTTTCGCTAATCGTTCCGCGTGACGCATCACTGGTAAGAGAAACACTGGGCGAATTTCAAAGAACAAAACACGTGCCTGCGGCACTTTTATCGTTTGATAATGATCCCAAGTATTATGATTCAAGATACGAGTCTGCAATAAAATGGATAGAACTCAAGAATCATGCCGTGATAAGCAATGGTCCATTTTATCTTGAATCCTATTCTCCTGAGGCAAGGGCCGTGACCGTACGTTCATTCGATGACCCGTCGTATCCGTTTAAAGCGGGATATTGGGAAAAATTTGAAAAAGTCAACATGCCAAAAATCACACAAGTAGACATTCCGTCTCAAATCGTCTTGGGGCAACCACTTGAGATCCCAATTCGCACAAGCGATGCTACGCAAATCTATTATTTTGTTAGCACTGGAGCAGGGGATGAGGTGGACCTTGGCATACTTGACGTGAACCAAGATGCTGCAAAAATTACGCTTTCTGCGGAACAAACACAGAAAATGATGCCTGGTGGAAACGACTTGAAGTTATATGCGATATCTGATCTGGTTCTGAAACCCGATATTTACACAACGAGTGTTTTTGCCACATCTGTTGACTATCAAAACTACACTGAAACCATAACACAAAACTCGCCAAAAACAGAAAACACTGGAAATCTTGGACTTGTATCTGTAATCCTTGGAATTATAATAATCTGTGTCGTGGCATACATGAGAAAATCCAAAACCCGTTTGCAAAAGCAACGCTGA
- a CDS encoding NAD(P)/FAD-dependent oxidoreductase codes for MVKEFSFDIVIVGAGPAGSSAAYSAAKNGAKVALLEKEDVVAQTVRTSGVTWIDAIKEFSIPDDCYNPIKNYAFCSPNNEVKISSSESMAAVLDVRKTYRWLADEAQKQGAQMFLNTSVTDIVKDSDGKILGVIATSGKEEIKFNSKIVIDASGFQSVVAKSLGLVSQWKRFGAGAEYEAVVENVDSETWWLMVGQEYSPAGYAWIFPLGKNTVRIGVGVGKPESNIDPTERLKEIIEKRLGPIKSLGKITPIEFHYGLIPNDGLSRKTVYDNLILAGDSAGQANPLVLEGIRYAIRFGRVAGEVASKAISANDTSEKALAPYEEIWKKAILAKINSASKVQSRWIGLSDEEWDKELDIIRELSVAEFLDFIKAEFGLASIIKLATHHPKIAVRQLFNMVKGVTKRS; via the coding sequence ATGGTAAAAGAGTTTAGTTTCGATATTGTCATAGTTGGTGCAGGCCCTGCTGGCTCGTCTGCTGCTTATTCGGCTGCAAAAAATGGTGCAAAGGTGGCATTACTGGAAAAAGAAGATGTTGTTGCACAAACAGTGAGAACGAGCGGGGTCACGTGGATTGATGCAATCAAAGAGTTTAGCATTCCAGATGATTGCTACAATCCAATCAAAAACTATGCGTTTTGCTCACCAAATAACGAAGTCAAAATAAGCAGTAGTGAATCAATGGCAGCAGTACTTGATGTAAGAAAAACATACAGGTGGCTGGCAGACGAGGCGCAAAAACAGGGAGCGCAGATGTTTCTTAACACGTCTGTTACTGACATCGTCAAAGATTCAGATGGAAAAATACTTGGAGTGATAGCAACGTCTGGTAAAGAAGAAATCAAATTTAATTCAAAAATAGTAATAGACGCAAGTGGATTTCAATCAGTTGTCGCAAAATCACTAGGACTTGTATCCCAATGGAAGAGGTTTGGGGCAGGTGCAGAATACGAAGCTGTTGTAGAAAATGTCGATTCAGAGACATGGTGGCTAATGGTTGGGCAAGAATATTCTCCTGCTGGATACGCGTGGATATTTCCTCTTGGAAAAAATACAGTAAGAATAGGAGTCGGGGTGGGCAAGCCAGAATCCAACATAGATCCAACAGAGAGACTAAAAGAGATAATCGAAAAAAGGCTAGGACCTATCAAGTCTCTCGGCAAGATAACTCCAATAGAATTTCACTACGGATTAATTCCAAACGACGGACTGTCAAGAAAAACAGTTTATGACAACCTCATTTTGGCGGGAGACTCTGCAGGGCAGGCAAACCCACTTGTGCTTGAAGGAATAAGATACGCAATACGCTTTGGCAGGGTTGCCGGAGAAGTTGCCTCAAAGGCCATATCTGCAAACGACACATCAGAAAAGGCGCTTGCCCCGTACGAAGAAATATGGAAAAAGGCAATACTTGCAAAAATAAACTCTGCCTCAAAGGTTCAGAGCAGGTGGATTGGCCTTTCAGACGAAGAATGGGACAAGGAGCTTGACATCATAAGGGAGTTAAGCGTTGCAGAATTTCTCGACTTCATAAAAGCCGAGTTTGGCCTCGCAAGCATAATCAAGCTTGCAACACACCACCCAAAGATTGCAGTACGTCAGCTGTTCAACATGGTAAAAGGCGTTACAAAAAGAAGCTAG
- a CDS encoding tetratricopeptide repeat protein — protein sequence MELIPNHIDALIKKGNIFGKFGKYADAISVYDKVIKIEPQNVLALINKGLALHYLAQYDKAIMCFDKVLKIRPDNTTALYNKASSLIKQGKVESSFEILRHTIKIDHSFKYKAKFDVDFEHVKTNNDFKKIIL from the coding sequence TTGGAATTAATTCCAAACCACATCGACGCACTAATTAAAAAAGGGAACATATTTGGCAAGTTTGGAAAATATGCCGACGCGATTTCAGTTTATGACAAGGTAATAAAAATAGAACCGCAGAATGTTCTGGCGCTAATAAACAAGGGACTCGCGTTGCATTACTTGGCGCAGTATGACAAGGCGATTATGTGTTTTGACAAGGTTCTAAAAATAAGACCAGACAATACAACTGCGTTGTACAACAAGGCCTCAAGCCTAATAAAACAAGGGAAGGTAGAGAGTAGTTTTGAGATCCTAAGGCACACGATTAAAATTGATCACTCTTTCAAATACAAGGCAAAGTTTGACGTGGACTTTGAACATGTGAAGACAAACAATGATTTCAAAAAAATCATCCTATGA
- a CDS encoding NAD(P)-dependent oxidoreductase — protein MMRIGLVGTGLLGNAVGLHILESGYELTAFNRTKAKTKQLQESGAKIVDTPKEVAENSDIVFTVVKNADAVRRVSFGDSCISCGKHDGLVVADMSTINPIASKEIADEFAKKGIMMLDTPVMGGPNVAIKGELVMMVGGDRETFEKHRKVFDVIANKVFYLGENGTAHAVKLAMNLQIAMLSLALSEGITLARGASIEPEVFLQILNSTYFKTGMSETKAYKMIRDSFEPTFTLSNLKKDLDTINQAAHDFGLELPMAKKANQLYQDAVEKGFGDLDYTGILAYIKEIAKSNLA, from the coding sequence ATTATGCGCATAGGACTGGTCGGAACTGGGTTGCTTGGCAATGCTGTCGGACTACACATTTTAGAATCAGGATATGAGCTTACTGCATTTAACAGGACAAAGGCCAAAACCAAACAGCTACAAGAAAGCGGGGCAAAAATAGTCGATACCCCAAAAGAGGTTGCAGAAAACTCAGATATTGTTTTTACCGTCGTAAAAAACGCAGATGCCGTAAGAAGGGTGTCTTTTGGCGACAGTTGCATATCATGTGGAAAACACGACGGATTGGTAGTTGCAGATATGAGCACCATAAATCCAATCGCATCAAAGGAAATAGCAGACGAGTTTGCAAAAAAAGGAATAATGATGCTAGACACACCAGTCATGGGAGGTCCCAATGTTGCGATAAAGGGAGAACTCGTAATGATGGTCGGAGGAGACAGAGAAACATTTGAAAAACACAGAAAAGTTTTCGACGTAATTGCAAACAAGGTGTTTTATCTTGGAGAAAACGGAACCGCGCACGCAGTAAAGCTTGCAATGAATTTACAAATTGCCATGCTCTCACTTGCATTATCAGAAGGAATCACACTTGCCAGAGGAGCATCAATTGAGCCAGAGGTTTTTCTCCAAATCCTCAATTCCACTTATTTTAAGACTGGCATGAGTGAGACCAAAGCCTACAAGATGATCAGGGATTCGTTTGAGCCCACTTTTACATTAAGCAATCTCAAAAAAGACCTAGATACGATAAATCAGGCAGCCCATGATTTTGGGCTGGAGTTGCCCATGGCAAAAAAGGCAAACCAACTATACCAAGATGCGGTGGAAAAAGGATTTGGTGACCTTGACTACACAGGCATTCTGGCATACATCAAAGAAATCGCAAAGTCAAATCTAGCCTGA
- a CDS encoding MFS transporter produces the protein MESINKKWLGFILPINIAAEGLHTVIPLFVLSLGGGIGEVSVIIAIHYGAAALGSIFWGKILDKYHVKKAVLLVTFSMILICCLWLYYTVNIEPVYVISPLSGFFLTARGPVTQMLVMETSPNNQWGKFFARASILSTLGSLAAMLIGAVWSFYFDIRQYFMICALSTAISIAISLQISKTHFHIERNTLVQSIHGMQHIFSHFRMHNHFFFPKVPELYDFKHIIVLFKGKISHEIGFLFLTNFLFYFGSNIYFTALTPFLKSFGLSDSTVFSLYLVQSGTMVGFFFLAPKIITRVGEERSTMMAYVPRVIGVLIAGFVVTLFIGSGLLAAAITSMCLMVVGFSIYSTSNSLLLFKAIPKGFEGTYLGVNSSMVGMGVFGGALTAGFVTKTFHYPATFLISVLVLIGSAVLFRMYLHHKLSGRIL, from the coding sequence ATGGAATCAATAAACAAAAAATGGCTAGGCTTTATCCTGCCAATCAACATTGCAGCCGAGGGACTGCATACCGTAATTCCATTGTTTGTTCTATCGCTTGGCGGTGGCATAGGCGAAGTTTCAGTCATAATTGCAATTCATTATGGTGCGGCCGCCCTTGGTTCTATCTTCTGGGGTAAGATACTTGACAAATATCATGTAAAAAAAGCAGTTTTACTGGTAACATTTTCGATGATTCTGATTTGTTGCCTGTGGCTGTATTATACGGTAAACATTGAACCTGTCTATGTAATATCTCCTCTGTCTGGATTTTTCCTTACTGCTCGAGGCCCAGTAACACAGATGCTTGTCATGGAAACAAGTCCGAACAATCAGTGGGGCAAATTTTTTGCCAGGGCCTCAATACTGTCTACTCTTGGAAGTCTTGCAGCAATGCTAATTGGCGCTGTCTGGAGCTTTTACTTTGATATCAGACAATATTTTATGATCTGTGCACTATCTACTGCAATATCAATTGCAATTAGCCTGCAAATATCAAAAACTCATTTTCATATTGAGAGAAACACACTTGTGCAGTCCATCCATGGGATGCAACACATCTTTAGTCATTTTCGCATGCACAATCATTTTTTCTTTCCAAAGGTTCCAGAGTTGTATGACTTTAAACACATCATAGTTCTCTTCAAGGGAAAGATATCACACGAAATAGGATTCTTGTTCTTGACAAACTTTTTGTTTTACTTTGGAAGTAACATTTACTTTACGGCGTTGACTCCGTTTTTGAAAAGCTTTGGGCTTTCTGACTCGACTGTCTTCTCATTGTACCTGGTGCAGTCTGGGACTATGGTCGGATTTTTCTTTTTGGCCCCAAAAATAATTACGAGAGTTGGCGAAGAACGATCTACTATGATGGCATACGTGCCAAGAGTCATCGGAGTTCTAATTGCTGGGTTTGTGGTTACTTTGTTTATTGGATCAGGATTGCTGGCAGCCGCAATTACCTCCATGTGCTTGATGGTGGTAGGATTTTCAATCTACAGTACGTCAAACTCATTGCTGTTGTTTAAGGCAATTCCAAAGGGGTTTGAAGGTACGTACCTTGGCGTTAATAGCTCTATGGTTGGTATGGGCGTGTTTGGAGGTGCACTTACCGCGGGGTTTGTGACAAAGACCTTCCACTATCCTGCCACGTTTTTGATTTCTGTGCTAGTTTTGATTGGTTCGGCCGTTCTCTTTAGGATGTATTTACATCACAAACTGTCTGGCAGAATCCTGTAA
- a CDS encoding C2H2-type zinc finger protein — MITIDCREIESYKHELAVFVADWIGAIPTMKLHEFVLSPIENERLDTEKIVKGIREFLASLGETANFAVLPKDEIILVKSLSNTPFVREKQPESLFTCTHCGYITQYEGLLQTHMKLHYL, encoded by the coding sequence GTGATTACGATAGACTGTAGGGAAATAGAGTCTTACAAGCATGAATTGGCAGTCTTTGTGGCCGACTGGATTGGCGCAATACCGACAATGAAACTGCATGAATTTGTACTGTCTCCTATAGAAAACGAACGTCTTGATACGGAAAAGATTGTCAAGGGGATACGAGAATTCCTAGCGTCGCTTGGGGAAACTGCAAACTTTGCAGTACTTCCAAAAGACGAAATAATACTGGTAAAATCTTTATCCAATACCCCGTTTGTAAGGGAAAAACAACCCGAATCCCTGTTTACGTGCACTCATTGTGGCTATATCACGCAATACGAGGGCTTGTTACAAACACACATGAAACTGCACTATTTGTGA
- a CDS encoding ABC transporter substrate-binding protein, whose product MLCIEWIDPFFTSGHWIPQMIEIAGGVNSISTTGEHSRRMTIDEVENADPDIIVMMPCGFDTKRTASECTEVLQNNQRWKKLRAIENSQVFAVDANSYFSKPSIRTITGIEILAKIIHPQEFSDIKTPENSFRRLKF is encoded by the coding sequence GTGTTGTGCATAGAATGGATTGATCCATTCTTTACATCAGGTCATTGGATTCCTCAAATGATAGAAATTGCAGGCGGCGTCAATTCAATAAGCACTACAGGGGAGCATTCCAGGCGCATGACAATAGATGAAGTAGAAAACGCAGATCCGGACATCATAGTCATGATGCCGTGCGGTTTTGACACAAAAAGAACGGCATCGGAATGCACCGAAGTCCTGCAAAACAACCAAAGATGGAAAAAATTACGGGCGATAGAAAACAGCCAAGTCTTTGCAGTTGACGCAAACTCTTATTTTTCAAAGCCAAGCATTAGAACCATAACGGGAATCGAAATCCTAGCAAAAATAATTCATCCACAGGAATTCTCAGACATCAAAACTCCAGAAAATTCCTTTAGACGACTAAAATTCTAA